In Sulfurisphaera javensis, a single genomic region encodes these proteins:
- a CDS encoding TA0938 family protein: MKIIVNGKEAGSKETGCALCGATWGEYYEEIEGQRLFFCCDFCALEFKNMINEVKKRTCWERIDELTINGNYYTGRTCIAKHNEKEYKFYVKFNEEGEIGTFKEL, translated from the coding sequence ATGAAGATAATCGTAAATGGGAAAGAAGCTGGAAGTAAAGAGACAGGTTGTGCTTTATGTGGAGCTACATGGGGCGAGTATTATGAAGAAATAGAAGGGCAAAGGCTCTTTTTCTGCTGTGATTTTTGTGCTTTAGAATTCAAAAATATGATAAATGAAGTAAAGAAAAGAACATGTTGGGAAAGAATTGATGAACTTACAATTAACGGAAATTATTACACTGGAAGAACTTGTATTGCCAAACATAATGAAAAAGAATATAAATTTTACGTCAAATTTAACGAAGAAGGAGAAATAGGTACTTTTAAGGAACTATAA
- a CDS encoding C2H2 type zinc finger domain-containing protein, with protein sequence MPICPSCEIKFDSWYSLAEHIDEMANKKSDKSHVMWLNRNLTTSRLEIDELSKKLEEYFSMPEGLRMWIRKKFIEKFYGENPHPFIIAMQKPTRGVLLGYVIEHQHFLKNWVKVLSSIIFKTDKDDVMRFELENIAVEFIGYQGRPSHYELLLRMGEALGMSREKILSTSPLPATQSSIRFWRKVAETKHWIITMASMHSLELVADRSLKNYGAKLPYFNPEILSSSEYPKEVKDFLREGYEADISHAGEALNLVEKYGRGMEEEIQVTVLKSFDAFSNYLFARLERGMEIEPELIKVVMK encoded by the coding sequence ATGCCAATATGCCCATCATGTGAAATTAAATTTGATTCTTGGTATTCACTAGCTGAACATATAGATGAAATGGCAAATAAAAAGAGTGACAAATCTCATGTTATGTGGTTAAATAGAAACTTAACTACGAGTAGGCTTGAGATTGATGAATTATCAAAGAAGTTAGAAGAATATTTTTCAATGCCAGAAGGATTAAGAATGTGGATAAGGAAGAAATTCATTGAGAAATTTTACGGAGAAAATCCACATCCATTTATTATAGCGATGCAAAAACCTACTAGAGGTGTTCTTTTAGGTTATGTTATTGAACATCAACACTTCTTAAAGAACTGGGTTAAGGTTCTCTCATCTATTATATTTAAAACAGACAAAGATGATGTTATGAGATTTGAATTAGAGAACATAGCAGTAGAATTTATCGGATATCAAGGTAGGCCATCCCATTATGAACTTTTATTACGCATGGGTGAGGCCCTAGGTATGAGTAGAGAAAAAATACTTTCTACCTCACCATTACCAGCTACTCAATCTTCAATTAGATTTTGGAGAAAAGTTGCTGAAACAAAACATTGGATAATTACAATGGCTTCAATGCATAGTTTAGAATTAGTAGCTGATCGTAGCTTGAAAAACTATGGAGCAAAATTACCTTATTTTAATCCAGAAATACTTTCCTCTTCAGAATATCCTAAAGAAGTTAAGGACTTCTTAAGGGAAGGGTATGAAGCTGATATCTCTCATGCGGGTGAAGCATTAAATTTAGTAGAAAAATATGGAAGAGGAATGGAGGAAGAGATACAAGTTACAGTATTAAAATCATTTGATGCTTTTTCTAATTATTTATTTGCTAGGCTAGAAAGAGGAATGGAAATAGAACCAGAATTAATTAAGGTGGTGATGAAATGA
- a CDS encoding GH116 family glycosyl hydrolase: MVTYTHKDNIVAGVPLGGIGTGKIEIDNKVRVVNVTIANNWNNPIKELQGFHIYINTNDEEFFAQKIVSFYPSADEVIYEGKYPFVYITVKRKDVEVRIIAFSSIIPNNLKDSALPAVGLKIKVNKESLIGLSFPNITGTFNIGRINKRVKEGVFHTNLKATDYDPRKGNVTIISDNIESVVTQFSLGEEIRGWKEKLDYPHEVTGMADSPASIIFSRGESRFVIAWYFTGKSVYYPYGHYYENFFKDSYDVAKYFLDNFDYLERETKKWQDSILSHQFSDAIINSAYILSSTTWLDERGRFGILESVTCPCVSTLGTCYEFGSLPILLLFPCLEKQTILLFAKSQRDDGYIPHDLGLFSLDAPNDGTSSPPKWKDINPTFILLVYRYYKFTKDIETLKQVYPALIKALKWEFTTLKNGLPYLEGKFDSAFDATPIKGHDSYVSSVYIASLLAMREIARLMNDNETLKEVEEKLKEGREKFEKMFNGKYFIAWEGMNAIFTAQIFGEWWARMLDLEPIVDKEKIVSALSYIVKVNGNTSPYCVPNLVTENGKVIPLSPQTYSSWPRMTFAICWLAYKYGIKDSLSLCEKEWNNLVKQGLVWNQPSRISSINGKPDPFVDFLDHYIGSPAIWSFLF; the protein is encoded by the coding sequence ATGGTTACTTATACTCACAAAGACAATATAGTTGCAGGAGTTCCACTAGGAGGAATTGGAACTGGAAAAATTGAGATTGATAATAAAGTCAGAGTAGTAAACGTCACAATAGCAAATAATTGGAATAACCCTATAAAAGAACTTCAAGGTTTTCATATTTACATAAATACTAATGATGAGGAGTTTTTTGCACAAAAAATCGTTTCCTTTTATCCTTCTGCAGATGAAGTTATCTATGAGGGAAAATATCCTTTTGTATACATAACAGTAAAAAGGAAAGACGTAGAAGTAAGAATTATCGCTTTCTCTTCAATCATTCCTAACAATCTAAAAGACTCTGCTTTGCCAGCAGTAGGTCTAAAAATTAAGGTAAACAAGGAGAGTTTAATAGGACTCTCGTTCCCTAACATAACTGGGACCTTTAATATTGGAAGAATAAATAAGAGAGTAAAAGAAGGGGTATTTCACACAAACTTAAAGGCAACTGATTACGATCCTAGAAAAGGAAACGTAACAATTATTTCCGATAACATAGAGAGTGTTGTTACTCAATTTTCTTTAGGAGAAGAGATTAGGGGATGGAAAGAGAAATTAGATTATCCACATGAGGTTACTGGAATGGCTGACTCACCAGCGAGTATAATATTTTCAAGAGGAGAATCACGTTTCGTAATAGCCTGGTATTTTACTGGTAAAAGCGTTTATTATCCTTATGGGCATTATTATGAGAATTTCTTTAAAGATTCATATGACGTTGCGAAATACTTTCTTGACAACTTTGATTATCTTGAAAGAGAGACAAAAAAGTGGCAAGATTCAATTTTATCTCATCAGTTCTCTGACGCCATTATAAACTCTGCCTATATTTTATCTTCAACAACTTGGCTAGATGAAAGAGGGAGATTTGGAATCCTCGAATCAGTAACTTGTCCTTGCGTCAGTACACTGGGTACTTGTTACGAATTTGGCTCTTTACCAATTCTTCTGTTATTCCCGTGTTTGGAAAAACAAACAATTTTACTTTTTGCCAAAAGTCAAAGAGATGATGGCTATATTCCTCATGATTTAGGCTTATTTTCTCTTGATGCTCCAAATGATGGCACATCTTCTCCACCGAAATGGAAAGACATAAACCCAACTTTTATCCTTTTAGTTTACAGATATTATAAGTTCACAAAGGATATAGAAACATTAAAACAAGTTTACCCCGCACTAATAAAGGCATTGAAGTGGGAATTTACCACGCTTAAAAACGGTTTGCCATATTTAGAAGGGAAATTTGATAGTGCATTTGATGCTACACCTATTAAAGGGCATGACAGTTATGTTTCCTCAGTTTATATAGCCTCTTTGCTAGCTATGAGAGAGATTGCAAGACTCATGAACGATAACGAAACGTTAAAGGAGGTAGAGGAAAAGCTTAAAGAAGGAAGAGAGAAGTTTGAGAAAATGTTTAATGGAAAATATTTCATAGCTTGGGAAGGAATGAATGCCATATTTACAGCACAAATTTTTGGTGAGTGGTGGGCTAGAATGCTTGATCTAGAACCCATAGTTGATAAGGAGAAAATTGTATCGGCGTTAAGTTATATAGTTAAGGTAAATGGCAATACTTCTCCCTATTGTGTACCTAACCTTGTTACCGAAAATGGAAAAGTTATTCCTTTATCTCCTCAAACATACTCTTCATGGCCTAGAATGACATTTGCTATTTGTTGGTTAGCATATAAGTATGGAATTAAGGACTCCCTTTCTTTATGTGAAAAAGAGTGGAATAATTTAGTTAAACAAGGACTTGTCTGGAATCAGCCTTCAAGAATATCTTCAATAAACGGTAAACCCGATCCATTTGTAGATTTTCTTGACCACTACATAGGTAGTCCAGCAATATGGAGTTTTCTATTTTAG
- a CDS encoding nucleotidyltransferase domain-containing protein, translating to MKVIKEACVKKVDLQCKVILFGSVVRGNFRIDSDVDVLVITKFNNEWERQKFHQFYMML from the coding sequence GTGAAAGTTATAAAAGAAGCGTGTGTAAAGAAAGTAGATCTGCAATGTAAGGTTATTCTTTTTGGTTCAGTAGTGAGAGGGAATTTCAGAATAGATAGTGATGTTGATGTTTTAGTAATTACAAAATTTAATAACGAGTGGGAAAGGCAAAAGTTTCATCAATTTTATATGATGCTTTAG
- a CDS encoding MFS transporter, which yields MNRQFILFTILVFFTGFYLGILRITIPEYEKELNLGLSLALLLPLVAFGFVKGTFNFLAGKLSDDLGRKKVLLIGWIIALLSSFLVFYLNVFAIIVVSILLGINQALTWTTTVTSQIDISGKRRAGFATGINEMSGYLGVSFGSFLASIMFNLNYIFILSVSVIALLGSMIAMETKKLVNSNTDPKLRYYPITKISIAGLLEKFVDSAFFILIPSYLLLQHYSLYLVGLTVSSYAFSWSLSQPLFGYIADAYNKRRLILALGFVLMFLGFMKYSALPLEFSIIEGLGMGMIYPNLIAAVNDRVDESVRGKALGYYRLYRDSGYGVAGLILPLIYSIVGFNYTLFIIGLFQLVAMILIL from the coding sequence GTGAACAGACAATTTATCTTATTTACAATCTTAGTGTTTTTTACTGGATTTTATTTAGGAATATTGAGGATTACAATACCAGAGTATGAGAAAGAGTTGAACTTGGGTTTAAGCTTAGCTTTACTTTTACCACTAGTTGCCTTTGGTTTCGTTAAGGGTACTTTTAATTTTCTTGCTGGTAAACTTTCAGATGATTTAGGGAGAAAGAAAGTACTCTTAATTGGATGGATTATAGCTTTATTGTCTTCTTTTCTAGTTTTTTATCTTAATGTTTTTGCAATCATAGTAGTTTCTATTTTACTTGGCATAAATCAAGCATTAACTTGGACTACTACAGTTACATCACAAATAGATATTAGTGGCAAAAGAAGAGCTGGTTTTGCTACTGGAATTAATGAAATGTCTGGTTATTTAGGAGTATCATTCGGTAGTTTTTTAGCCAGTATTATGTTCAATTTAAATTACATATTTATACTTTCAGTTTCAGTAATAGCATTACTAGGCTCAATGATTGCAATGGAAACTAAAAAACTAGTTAACTCAAACACTGATCCAAAGCTTAGATATTATCCTATAACGAAAATTAGTATTGCTGGATTACTGGAGAAATTTGTTGATTCAGCCTTTTTCATATTAATACCTTCTTACTTACTTCTTCAACACTATAGTTTATATTTAGTAGGTTTAACTGTGTCTTCTTATGCATTTTCATGGTCTCTTTCTCAGCCCTTATTTGGTTATATAGCAGATGCGTATAATAAGAGAAGATTAATTTTAGCCTTAGGGTTTGTTCTTATGTTTTTAGGGTTTATGAAATATTCAGCATTACCACTTGAATTTTCAATTATAGAAGGATTAGGAATGGGAATGATTTACCCAAACTTAATAGCTGCTGTTAATGATAGAGTTGATGAAAGTGTAAGGGGAAAGGCATTAGGGTATTACAGACTATATAGAGATAGTGGATATGGGGTAGCTGGATTAATATTACCATTAATCTATTCAATAGTGGGTTTCAATTACACTTTATTTATAATAGGTTTATTTCAATTAGTAGCCATGATTCTTATACTTTAA
- a CDS encoding TrmB family transcriptional regulator, whose product MESELEGKLRRLGFSFYEAKAYSSLLVLCSATMKEISEKSGIPYQKVYEIITSLEAKGLVRVIEGKPKRVKLIDPSISLKVYRDKIVNELDEIINYVISLHEKSKISEVDRSIHVKGRRTVIKLVKQFAERSKKMKVVYDKIPEWLMKILKQYNGDLFVITSKNIDLPGKKVDNITSRFIIFDDSLLVTFNGDDEIVIDSCKGCVIQAKEHFDLLTSKSE is encoded by the coding sequence ATGGAAAGTGAATTAGAAGGAAAATTAAGAAGACTAGGTTTCTCTTTTTATGAAGCAAAAGCTTACTCATCATTGCTCGTCCTTTGCAGTGCAACTATGAAAGAGATTTCAGAAAAGTCTGGAATACCATATCAGAAGGTTTATGAGATAATAACTTCATTAGAGGCTAAAGGATTAGTAAGAGTAATTGAAGGTAAACCAAAAAGAGTAAAATTAATTGATCCATCAATCTCTTTAAAAGTTTACAGAGATAAAATAGTAAATGAATTAGATGAGATTATAAACTATGTGATATCCTTACATGAAAAAAGTAAAATTAGTGAAGTCGACCGTAGTATACATGTTAAGGGAAGAAGAACAGTAATAAAATTAGTGAAGCAATTTGCTGAGAGAAGTAAAAAGATGAAAGTTGTCTATGATAAGATACCAGAATGGTTAATGAAAATACTTAAACAATATAATGGGGATTTATTTGTAATAACTTCAAAAAACATAGATTTACCAGGCAAAAAGGTTGATAACATTACCTCAAGGTTTATTATATTTGATGATTCCTTATTAGTTACTTTCAATGGTGATGATGAAATAGTTATTGACTCTTGTAAAGGATGTGTCATTCAAGCTAAAGAGCATTTTGATTTATTAACTTCTAAGAGTGAATAA
- a CDS encoding MBL fold metallo-hydrolase, with translation MIFRQLISKKGGCITYVFGCTQAGELFVIDPKYELVNEIVKLAEDLGDMKISYIIDTHTHADHISGARKLQEITNGNVYYHEESKVKFKIERLKDGEEIKAGNVKVKVIYTPGHTPDSISILIYDKRRDESWSEPWAVLTGDTLFVGSVGRIDIAGGNSEENMYNSLMKLKNLPDYVEIYPAHTSGSICGFAISGKPSSTIGFEKKFNPLFRINNKDEFINKIKSINMPKPKEFDEIIKRNLEGVT, from the coding sequence ATGATATTTAGACAACTAATAAGCAAAAAAGGTGGCTGTATAACTTACGTTTTTGGTTGTACACAAGCTGGAGAGCTTTTTGTTATTGATCCAAAGTACGAATTAGTTAATGAGATAGTTAAGCTCGCAGAAGATTTAGGAGATATGAAGATATCTTATATAATTGATACTCATACTCATGCTGATCACATTTCTGGGGCTAGAAAATTACAAGAGATAACAAATGGAAATGTTTACTACCATGAGGAATCTAAAGTTAAATTTAAAATTGAAAGACTTAAGGATGGAGAAGAAATAAAAGCTGGAAACGTTAAAGTGAAAGTTATTTATACACCAGGTCACACGCCAGACAGTATTTCAATTTTAATCTACGATAAGAGAAGGGATGAAAGTTGGAGCGAACCATGGGCTGTACTTACTGGTGATACTTTATTTGTTGGAAGTGTAGGAAGAATTGATATAGCTGGAGGAAACTCTGAAGAAAATATGTATAACAGCTTAATGAAACTGAAAAACTTACCAGATTATGTTGAAATTTATCCAGCTCATACTTCTGGTTCAATATGCGGATTTGCAATTAGTGGCAAACCGAGTTCAACTATAGGATTTGAGAAGAAATTTAATCCCTTATTTAGAATTAATAATAAAGACGAATTTATAAACAAAATTAAAAGTATCAATATGCCTAAACCAAAAGAATTTGATGAAATTATAAAAAGAAACCTTGAAGGAGTAACTTAA
- a CDS encoding acetamidase/formamidase family protein has product MQYTIHAITHNKWDNSLPPIMSISDGDIITVETKEASDGQITETSTEKDLSKLDFSRIHPLTGPIEIKEAEPGDAIEIEFLEFKHKGWGWTGVIPGFGFLADEQYTAPIDLQGPALKIWKVDEKYAYATFGELKVKIPIYPFPGVIGTALPYRGKFSTIPPRENGGNMDIKHLTVGTKLYLPVFVKGGLLSIGDTHLAQGDGEVCGTAIEAPMEVTMKIRLIKNVGLTQPVFITKKVKEMEFNEYISYPGIDPNLWVASKKAIKGIISLLAKYMTPVEAYMLASVAVNLRVSQVVDVPNWIVTAYLPKDIFEKDIEII; this is encoded by the coding sequence ATGCAATATACTATTCATGCAATTACACACAACAAATGGGATAATTCATTACCTCCTATAATGAGTATAAGTGATGGGGATATAATAACAGTAGAAACTAAAGAAGCCTCTGATGGTCAAATAACTGAGACATCAACTGAAAAAGATTTATCGAAGTTAGATTTCTCTAGAATTCATCCATTAACTGGACCTATAGAAATAAAAGAAGCTGAACCAGGTGATGCAATAGAGATTGAGTTTTTAGAGTTTAAGCATAAGGGATGGGGTTGGACTGGGGTAATTCCGGGCTTTGGTTTCTTAGCTGATGAGCAATATACTGCACCAATTGACTTACAAGGTCCAGCATTAAAGATTTGGAAAGTTGATGAGAAGTACGCTTATGCAACTTTTGGTGAATTGAAAGTTAAAATTCCAATTTATCCATTCCCTGGTGTTATTGGTACAGCATTACCATACAGAGGTAAGTTCAGCACTATTCCTCCTAGAGAAAATGGTGGTAATATGGATATTAAGCATTTAACAGTTGGGACAAAATTATACTTACCAGTATTTGTTAAAGGTGGTTTACTCTCAATTGGTGATACTCACTTAGCCCAGGGTGATGGTGAGGTTTGTGGGACAGCAATAGAAGCCCCAATGGAGGTTACAATGAAAATAAGGTTAATTAAAAACGTAGGTCTAACACAACCAGTTTTCATAACTAAAAAGGTAAAGGAGATGGAATTTAATGAGTATATCTCTTACCCTGGAATAGATCCAAACTTATGGGTTGCATCAAAAAAGGCAATAAAAGGAATAATATCATTATTAGCTAAGTACATGACTCCAGTAGAAGCTTATATGTTAGCTAGCGTTGCTGTAAATTTGAGAGTTAGCCAAGTTGTAGATGTGCCTAACTGGATAGTTACAGCTTACTTACCGAAAGATATATTTGAAAAAGACATAGAAATAATATGA
- a CDS encoding ABC transporter permease, giving the protein MLREFLDLIIMQFKVIKAYLPLMIFYAIFFPLAFMLAFGFISMRSYYPYILSGTITFYMSIGIFVTVSQSLGYERRSGRFSLMVSAGIPKELYALSIALGNGISTLIMIPIVIIIGYFLLHVIVKSILFLLISIITSIFTSSMLGITVGLGIKNFYAVNQYSQIIGFVLTFFAPVYYPITYIPIPFRYLTLLEPTTYMSQAIYNAFIGSSFSLLWSLGVIVYGIVLMIINSRVLKSI; this is encoded by the coding sequence ATGTTGAGAGAATTTCTTGATCTAATAATAATGCAATTTAAGGTAATAAAAGCATATTTACCCCTTATGATATTTTACGCTATATTCTTCCCTCTAGCCTTTATGTTAGCTTTTGGATTTATTTCAATGCGTTCCTATTATCCATACATTCTTTCTGGCACTATTACTTTCTACATGTCTATAGGGATTTTCGTTACTGTATCTCAATCTTTAGGTTATGAGAGAAGATCAGGTAGATTTTCCTTAATGGTTTCCGCTGGTATCCCTAAAGAGCTTTACGCACTAAGCATAGCATTAGGCAATGGAATTTCAACATTAATTATGATACCAATAGTTATTATAATTGGTTACTTTCTGCTTCATGTAATAGTTAAGTCTATTTTATTTCTTTTAATATCTATAATAACTTCAATATTTACTTCCTCTATGCTAGGAATAACTGTTGGATTAGGTATCAAGAACTTTTATGCTGTTAATCAATATTCTCAAATAATAGGTTTCGTTTTAACTTTCTTCGCCCCTGTTTATTATCCAATAACTTACATACCTATACCCTTTAGGTATCTTACTTTACTAGAACCTACAACATATATGTCGCAAGCAATTTATAATGCATTTATAGGTAGCAGTTTTTCTCTCTTATGGAGTTTAGGGGTAATAGTATATGGTATAGTTTTAATGATTATTAACAGTAGAGTTTTGAAATCTATATAA
- a CDS encoding ABC transporter ATP-binding protein: MIIDVRNIWKSYGKIIANENISLFVNEGEIIALLGPNGAGKTTLVKQIYGELIPDKGEIRVFGKKPTDRSVKRLMGVIPQETEPFEDLTVWDNIYYFGRLKGVDKKILKENVEELIQKLDLSSKRNTLVRDLSGGLKRRTLIAMALVNKPKLIVLDEPTTGLDPEARREVWNILLSLKKEGKSMLLTTHYLDEAERLADRIYLINRKVILEGTTSQIKEKFSDWYEIIDYTTGKVLKVKGEEELKKLIMTLKGKFEVRLPTLEEIYLEVMKDVERIS, translated from the coding sequence ATGATTATTGATGTTAGGAATATTTGGAAGTCTTATGGTAAAATTATTGCAAACGAGAATATCTCACTCTTTGTTAACGAAGGTGAAATTATAGCATTATTAGGACCTAATGGTGCTGGAAAGACAACACTAGTAAAACAAATTTATGGAGAGTTAATACCAGATAAGGGAGAAATAAGAGTATTTGGAAAGAAACCGACAGATAGAAGTGTGAAAAGATTAATGGGTGTAATACCTCAAGAGACAGAACCATTTGAAGACCTAACAGTTTGGGATAATATATATTATTTTGGCAGGTTGAAAGGAGTTGATAAAAAAATCTTAAAGGAAAATGTTGAAGAACTAATTCAAAAATTAGATCTAAGTAGTAAGAGAAATACTTTAGTTAGGGATCTATCTGGCGGTCTGAAGAGAAGAACATTGATTGCTATGGCTTTAGTCAATAAGCCTAAATTAATCGTCCTTGATGAACCAACAACTGGTCTAGACCCAGAGGCTAGAAGAGAAGTTTGGAATATATTGCTTTCCCTAAAAAAGGAGGGAAAAAGTATGTTACTAACTACTCATTACTTAGATGAAGCAGAAAGACTCGCAGACAGAATATACCTCATAAATAGAAAAGTAATCCTAGAAGGAACAACTTCGCAGATAAAAGAAAAATTTTCAGATTGGTATGAAATTATAGACTATACAACTGGTAAAGTATTAAAAGTAAAAGGCGAAGAAGAATTAAAGAAATTAATTATGACTCTTAAGGGTAAATTCGAAGTAAGGCTACCAACTCTGGAGGAAATATACTTAGAGGTAATGAAAGATGTTGAGAGAATTTCTTGA